A stretch of Linepithema humile isolate Giens D197 chromosome 3, Lhum_UNIL_v1.0, whole genome shotgun sequence DNA encodes these proteins:
- the Grip163 gene encoding gamma-tubulin complex component 6: protein MDPERKDANIYDLITQLIKHTLQKNRLENENSYVPPRSDVKIIKSLRSKAYEILLNKSNKICHRKEENAAGSDPLIEILKHVFVLKLSLRRLSEADELEKLVNELYTQEDSTETTCHSILQLLVELKNFQTNRRVVLDVFHYGRNNPSLPEDVAPTKGVPMFQTYPMESFTLPEKFEAMLGVRRIYTKQNTSPNFISRVPFKDQYVSRAILGIETIRYNNVIEMAPCISSCIENRANYSNVITPLLTHIMVEQTNTLYLSTQGFISNLTSPYEWMKPIDDQIENQNHLCVMPDNSSFTIESENVRDNINLIWKEIFSSDYIPKLRTWESLGAPESPKQSLFVTDLPETALHLARIKQTSILSLLPKKVMHSISLMREVSLEKFLPDVKLLLFGIDSDSFQYDAVTGFKLEENVTVRGISSEALNVTCQEVICWGNSFKSLLSLVTPDPQTGKLQQDGVIFKAMCTNVKELLLYYRSALQRILNRYEFHGLLSLFKKVRPLAHLIAEVARLCGCSRDNQCTLAGGSRILTHIYKEVTKVTNPKIALVFYSILKSCCEVYFRLLQNWLFEGTCDDVYGEFMIQARSHYLRKRGRKFWTEGFAIDTESVPGFLSELSESILQCGKTLRLLKICSLKNPVCNASLNAQPEVRVCLSVSMLREQLLRCQEYEEKGEEALGPIVSLLSAIQDEKKAEKKTAELVIGAQQETLSRLNKQREELLVKAAQRKRALLQELKQQAEESALFKEKEKEFEMLTDKLLLERINREQDERQEQQQAEREVLIQYYDKLAADIESNCTRSNWRRTRMNHFERRVEFLKSLRKFDREASENIATPSSDENTVDIDNQNKTISTSSSMDISEAASNRDENSNFAENEVLDVATNVSDHNNPEENLSAANYVNIDASPIENDDSDKDNVSGEEITASKNSLATADTQNVPQKSQPLNYIYKKNNERSDLQDFLRDEAMKNINTIIDGDKQTAALDTCLNILETDEVTEKIKGAINRPKSLAIERIDNMTTAQANKLRVLMQEYGMTANNNELSTILANKRAIDRTNINGNNQIANEQTSDNMRENANNNALSIPNIKLPTETASAGGAANDEECSNKINSADGKAHEPILDNMQQQSSTDTPMSCTTDNFTTLSMHTPLSQIPNSDDIFAMNASQEVLSISDMTKSITEETCCETPMSSNFRLPNLFDVGHDARPSAPTSLTIADVEMIDHTSLQVYLEKSIIIPLQIQTRLVNNAIIKYLVNECSMLSHLHSLRSYFFLLNGEFAKSLTDSLYSRLYAISTPIELFNSATLTNLLDKALMNSFSNNYANSELLSLTAVDKPNQLYISDPKVLECLCLNYKISWPLNIILDDIMMLQYSKVFKFLIMTGRMSWVLQEDFNIMKMERNAVNSEQYHKLQLYRHSMTQFMNALDNYLTCSVLHASWNEFEKDLQNSLTIDQIYLSHMNYIKRILSRCMLNTRGEKMRDCLSTIFKIILKFHNRLRSQGWTVNGAGRYSHPNFKNLEHMYQSFCEWRTYMAHVAHKLATSGYQPHLTHFLNALNINHMYDLTTKQQ, encoded by the exons ATGGATCCAGAACGGAAGGACGCTAATATCTACGATCTCATAACGCAATTGATTAAACATACGTTGCAGAAGAATCGCTTGGAAAACGAGAACTCCTACGTGCCACCCAGAAgcgatgttaaaataataaaaagtctTCGCTCGAAAGCTtatgaaatattgttaaataagaGCAATAAGATATGCCATCGAAAGGAAG AAAATGCAGCAGGTTCTGATCCCTTAATAGAGATATTAAAGCATGTCTTTGTGCTCAAATTGTCTTTGAGACGTCTGTCAGAGGCAGACGAGTTGGAAAAATTGGTTAATGAGTTGTACACTCAAGAGGACAGTACAGAAACTACGTGTCATTCTATTTTACAACTGCTGGTGGagcttaaaaattttcagaccAACAGAAGAGTTGTATTG GATGTATTTCATTATGGTAGAAACAATCCTTCCTTGCCTGAGGACGTCGCACCGACGAAGGGCGTACCAATGTTTCAAACATATCCTATGGAATCTTTTACCTTGCCAGAGAAGTTTGAAGCCATGTTGGGTGTTCGCAGAATCTATACTAAGCAAAATACCTCGCCTAATTTTATTAGTAGAGTACCTTTCAAAGATCAATATGTATCTAGAGCCATATTAGGAATCGAAACGATTAG GTACAATAATGTTATTGAAATGGCTCCCTGCATATCAAGTTGCATTGAGAATAGAGCAAATTATAGTAACGTGATCACTCCTCTTCTAACACATATTATG GTTGAACAAACAAATACGCTATATTTATCCACACAAGGATTCATATCAAATTTGACTTCACCTTATGAATGGATGAAGCCTATAGAtgatcaaatagaaaatcaaAATCATTTGTGTGTCATGCCAGATAATTCAAGTTTTACGATTGAATCGGAAAATGTTAGAgataatattaacttaatatggaaagaaatattttccagCGATTATATTCCGAAATTACGAACATGGGAATCTCTGGGAGCTCCGGAGTCTCCCAAACAATCGCTATTCGTCACTGATTTACCAGAGACGGCGCTGCACTTAGCGAGGATAAAGCAAACAAGTATTTTATCACTGCTGCCAAAGAAG GTGATGCACTCGATATCTCTGATGCGAGAAGtttctcttgaaaaatttttaccagATGTTAAGTTGCTGCTATTCGGCATAGATTCGGATTCTTTTCAATATGATGCCGTG ACGGGATTTAAATTGGAGGAAAATGTTACTGTGCGCGGTATAAGTTCGGAGGCGCTGAATGTTACTTGCCAAGAGGTGATTTGTTGGGGCAATAGTTTCAAGTCCTTACTATCCCTCGTCACGCCCGATCCGCAAACGGGTAAATTGCAACAGGACGGTGTCATATTCAAG GCAATGTGCACCAACGTCAAAGAGCTGCTCCTGTACTATCGATCGGCGCTGCAAAGGATTCTTAATCGATACGAATTTCACGGGTTGCTGAGCCTGTTTAAAAAAGTTCGTCCATTAGCACATTTAATTGCGGAAGTTGCGAGGCTGTGCGGTTGCAGCAGAGACAATCAGTGCACCTTGGCCGGTGGTAGTAGAATTTTGACGCACATTTATAAAGAAGTGACCAAAGTCACCAATCCGAAAATTGCGTTGgtattttattcgatattgAAGTCGTGCTGCGAAGTTTATTTTCG gttgTTGCAAAACTGGTTATTCGAAGGGACATGCGATGACGTTTACGGAGAATTCATGATTCAAGCGCGATCTCATTATCTGCGAAAGAGAGGACGTAAGTTTTGGACGGAGGGCTTCGCGATCGATACAGAATCAGTGCCCGGCTTCTTATCCGAACTGTCGGAGTCGATACTGCAATGCGGAAAGACGCTACggcttttgaaaatttgtagcTTGAAG AATCCTGTGTGCAATGCGTCTCTCAATGCTCAACCGGAAGTGAGAGTTTGTTTAAGTGTATCTATGCTGCGGGAACAGCTGCTACGGTGTCAGGAATACGAGGAGAAAGGCGAAGAGGCGTTGGGACCAATAGTATCTCTGTTATCCGCGATTCAAGATGAAAAGAAAGCCGAGAAGAAAACAGCTGAGCTCGTAATAGGCGCGCAACAAGAGACATTATCAAGGCtgaata AACAACGCGAAGAACTTCTCGTAAAGGCCGCGCAAAGGAAACGAGCATTACTGCAAGAATTAAAGCAACAGGCGGAAGAGAGCGCCTTGTttaaagagaaggaaaaggaATTTGAAATGCTGACTGATAAATTATTGCTTGAAAGGATTAATCGAGAACAGGATGAACGACAGGAGCAACAACAGGCCGAGCG GGAGGTTCTCATACAGTATTACGACAAATTGGCAGCTGATATAGAGAGCAATTGCACGCGATCCAATTGGCGCAGGACGAGAATGAATCATTTCGAAAGACGAGTGGAGTTTTTGAAGTCTCTAAGGAAATTCGATAGGGAAGCGTCGGAAAATATCGCCACGCCAAGCTCGGATGAGAACACGGTCGATAttgataatcaaaataaaactatttccaCTTCATCCAGCATGGATATATCCGAAGCTGCGTCTAATCGGGATGAGAACAGCAACTTTGCGGAAAACGAAGTGTTAGATGTAGCGACAAACGTTTCCGATCACAACAATCCTGAGGAAAATTTATCAGCCGCTAATTATGTGAACATCGATGCCTCGCCTATCGAGAATGACGATTCCGATAAAGATAATGTGTCGGGCGAGGAAATCACGGCAAGCAAGAATTCTCTCGCGACCGCAGACACACAGAACGTACCGCAGAAATCGCAACcgttaaattacatttacaagAAGAATAACGAGCGGAGCGACCTGCAGGATTTCCTACGCGACGAAGCGATGAAGAACATTAACACTATTATCGATGGCGATAAGCAAACGGCTGCACTTGACACGTGCTTGAATATCTTGGAAACCGACGAAGTGACGGAGAAAATTAAGGGTGCTATTAACAGGCCTAAATCGTTAGCTATCGAGAGGATAGATAACATGACAACCGCACAAGCCAATAAGCTTAGAGTTCTGATGCAGGAGTACGGTATGACTGCGAATAATAACGAGCTGAGCACGATACTCGCAAATAAACGAGCGATTGATCGCACAAACATAAACGGCAATAACCAGATCGCAAACGAACAAACTTCGGACAATATGAGGGAAAACGCGAACAATAATGCGCTTTCGATTCCGAATATCAAGCTGCCGACGGAAACGGCGAGCGCAGGCGGGGCTGCGAACGATGAAGAGTGCTCGAATAAGATTAACAGCGCGGATGGCAAAGCGCACGAGCCGATATTGGATAATATGCAACAGCAGAGCAGCACGGACACGCCGATGTCGTGCACGACCGACAACTTCACCACGCTATCGATGCACACACCTCTGTCGCAGATACCGAACAGCGACGACATATTCGCCATGAACGCCAGTCAGGAAGTGCTGTCGATATCCGACATGACGAAGTCGATCACGGAGGAAACGTGCTGCGAGACTCCGATGAGCAGCAACTTCAGGCTGCCGAATCTGTTCGACGTCGGCCACGACGCGAGGCCGAGCGCGCCCACGTCGCTGACGATAGCCGACGTCGAGATGATCGACCACACCTCGCTGCAAGTCTACCTGGAGAAATCCATCATCATTCCCCTGCAAATTCAGACTCGGCTGGTCAACAACGCGATTATCAAGTATCTGGTGAACGAGTGCAGCATGCTCTCGCACCTGCACAGCCTGCGCAGTTACTTCTTCCTGCTGAACGGCGAGTTCGCGAAGAGCCTGACGGACTCGCTGTACTCGCGCCTCTACGCGATATCCACGCCGATCGAGCTCTTCAATTCCGCCACTCTCACGAATCTCCTCGACAAGGCGTTGATGAACTCGTTCAGCAATAATTACGCCAATTCGGAACTTCTGAGCCTCACCGCTGTCGACAAGCCGAACCAGTTGTAT ATTTCGGATCCGAAAGTCTTGGAATGCCTCTGCCtcaactataaaatatcatggCCGTTGAATATTATCTTAGACGACATAATGATGTTGCAATACAGCAAGGTGTTCAAGTTCTTGATCATGACTGGCAGAATGTCGTGGGTGCTGCAGGAGGACTTCAATATAATGAAGATGGAGCGTAACGCGGTCAACTCGGAGCAATATCACAAG TTGCAGTTGTATAGACACTCCATGACCCAATTCATGAATGCTCTGGACAACTATTTAACGTGCAGCGTGCTGCACGCAAGCTGGAACGAGTTCGAAAAAGATCTGCAGAACTCCCTTACGATAGATCAGATTTATCTCTCGCACATGAATTATATTAAGAGGATACTCTCGAG ATGTATGCTGAATACGCGCGGGGAAAAAATGCGCGACTGCCTGAGCACCATTTTCAAGATTATACTAAAGTTTCACAATCGCTTAAGATCACAAGGCTGGACTGTCAACGGCGCAGGTCGATACAGCCATCCGAACTTCAAGAATTTGGAACACATGTATCAGTCGTTTTGCGAATGGCGAACGTACATGGCACACGTCGCGCACAAGCTGGCTACGAGCGGATATCAACCACATTTAACGCATTTTCTCAACGCTTTGAATATAAATCACATGTACGACCTAACGACGAAGCAgcagtaa
- the IleRS-m gene encoding isoleucine--tRNA ligase, mitochondrial: MSVFIKKIRQIKTEFTLRTFTEFCYTLWFRGMKNDAKQSYSKTVLLPQTNFPTRFSGKKRVEMDNYLIEKCGFLELYNWQRQNLSGPDFILHDGPPYANGEPHMGHAINKILKDITLRSKVIAGKRVHYVPGWDCHGLPIEQKVISNIKDSNPLEIRRKARKYASNAIAKQRQVFMSWGIMADWNESGCYFTNNTSYVKNQLRQFINLYDKGLVFRAFKPVHWSPSSRTALAESELEYNESHESKSVIIRMQLDVLPPKLKNLGNQSLYALIWTTTPWSLLANQAIAFSNDIVYCVVEDNSKNLYIVAQECLTNIEQKLGSLKLITIIKGQELSEVRYLHPITKESLPFLPGQHVTTNVGTGLVHTAPAHGPEDFLIAIENDIPVLSLINDDGCFTEEAGDKFVGLNVLTDGADKVLHHIAANVLHTDTITHSYPYDWRTKKPVIIRASHQWFIDIKSIKEEAIDSIANIRIYPEQSKASYLNALYAQVKQRPYWCISRQRSWGTPIPVLYNKKTGDTYTSRKWVERLCKLMERHGSDYWWELSTEKLIGRELRQELKNVDDLEKGTDIMDIWLDSGLSWSAVLPECKADLYLEGMDQFRGWFQSSLLTSIALQKRSPYSALFVHGFAVDDKASKMSKSVGNVVSPELITKGGENLSKNPAYGVDTLRWWVAGHGCQHTQIPVTTTLLRDSHESVQKLRSVLRFLLGVLHSYSESGSTVKPEYLHLDKYMLHALHQYNKEIQDLYDNYLYHHVCKAVTNFLANTVSPIYCHLTKDRLYCDETLSPTRLAAAEVIRETLTVLARSVAPIVPHLAEEVWLHHPDNLASVPLYHTEYKVPESWCQPETVKHVETALNLRSKVNTSADRNTWELSGTVTASKDDYESLSMLQKDRESSTSELCDILQLSSITLLESSALTETQVELHNTGKMLCQRCRRHSELDKNGLCNRCMKVLDVANVSSISV; the protein is encoded by the exons atgtctgtatttattaagaaaattagaCAAATCAAGACAGAATTTACGCTGCGAACTTTCACGGAATTCTGCTACACACTATGGTTTAGAGGCATGAAAAATGATGCAAAACAAAGTTACTCGAAAACTGTGCTGCTGCCGCAAACTAATTTTCCGACTCGATTTAGCGGCAAGAAAAGAGTGGAAatggataattatttaatagaa AAATGCGGCTTCTTAGAATTATACAATTGGCAAAGGCAGAATTTATCAGGAccagattttattttgcacgATGGTCCACCTTATGCTAACGGAGAGCCACATATGGGCCATGCTATTAACAAG ATCCTTAAGGATATCACATTACGTAGTAAAGTTATAGCAGGTAAAAGGGTGCATTATGTCCCAGGCTGGGATTGTCACGGCTTACCAATTGAACAAAAAGTGAttagtaatataaaagattccAATCCCTTAGAAATTCGTAGAAAAG ctAGAAAATATGCGAGCAATGCTATAGCAAAGCAAAGGCAAGTTTTTATGTCATGGGGTATTATGGCCGACTGGAATGAATCAGGAtgttatttcacaaataatacTTCGTATGTAAAAAATCAGTTGCGTCAGTTCATAAATTTGTACGATAAAGGACTTGTGTTCAGGGCCTTCAAGCCAGTACATTGGTCGCCATCTTCTAG AACAGCGTTAGCAGAATCAGAATTGGAATACAACGAGTCTCACGAGAGCAAGAGTGTTATTATTCGCATGCAGCTTGATGTATTACctccaaaattaaaaaacttggGAAATCAATCGCTTTACGCCCTTATTTGGACCACAACACCGTGGTCATTGTTAGCCAATCAAGCTATCGCTTTCTCCAATGATATCGTCTATTGTGTGGTGGAggataattcaaaaaatttgtacattgTTGCGCAAGAATGCTTGACGAATATTGAGCAGAAGCTTGGctcattaaaattgattacaaTCATCAAAG GGCAAGAATTGAGTGAAGTCAGATATCTTCATCCTATTACCAAAGAAAGTTTACCATTTTTACCGGGACAGCATGTGACTACCAATGTTGGCACTGGATTAGTTCACACGGCACCCGCGCATGGGCCAGAAGACTTCCTAATCGCCATTGAGAATGATATACCAGTA TTATCCTTGATAAACGACGACGGATGTTTCACCGAAGAAGCAGGCGACAAATTCGTTGGCTTGAACGTTTTAACTGACGGCGCCGACAAAGTCTTGCATCACATCGCTGCAAATGTGCTGCACACTGACACAATTACGCACAGCTACCCGTACGATTGGCGAACCAAGAAGCCTGTAATTATCCGCGCGAGCCACCAGTGGTTTATAGACATCAAGTCTATTAAAGAGGAGGCGATT GACAGCATTGCAAACATAAGGATATACCCGGAACAAAGTAAAGCATCGTACTTGAACGCATTGTATGCACAAGTTAAGCAACGACCGTACTGGTGTATTTCCCGACAACGTTCCTGGGGAACGCCGATACCGGTATTATACAACAAAAAAACGGGCGACACGTACACAAGCAG AAAATGGGTGGAAAGATTGTGCAAACTAATGGAACGACACGGCAGCGATTATTGGTGGGAGTTGTCGACTGAGAAATTAATTGGTCGCGAGCTTCGGCAGGAATTGAAGAATGTAGACGACTTGGAGAAAGGAACC GATATCATGGATATTTGGTTGGACAGCGGCCTTTCGTGGTCGGCCGTTTTGCCGGAATGTAAAGCGGATTTGTATTTAGAAGGCATGGATCAGTTTCGCGGTTGGTTTCAGTCATCATTACTAACATCTATTGCTCTTCAAAAACGGTCTCCTTACAG CGCGCTGTTTGTGCACGGATTCGCTGTGGACGATAAAGCTTCGAAAATGTCGAAATCAGTTGGAAATGTTGTGAGTCCTGAATTGATCACCAAAGGCGGAGAGAACTTGAGCAAGAATCCGGCGTACGGCGTCGACACTCTAAG gTGGTGGGTCGCCGGTCACGGATGCCAACACACGCAGATACCAGTGACAACAACGTTGTTGCGCGATAGCCACGAGTCTGTGCAAAAGTTGCGTTCGGTCCTGCGATTTCTGCTAGGCGTTCTGCACTCGTACAGCGAGTCCGGAAGCACGGTCAAGCCCGAGTATCTGCACCTGGACAAGTATATGCTACACGCTTTGCATCAATACAACAAAGAG ATTCAAGACTTGTACGACAATTACTTGTATCATCACGTGTGTAAAGCGGTAACGAACTTCCTGGCGAACACCGTGTCGCCGATATATTGTCACTTGACCAAGGACAGACTGTACTGCGATGAAACGTTGTCTCCCACGCGACTGGCTGCGGCAGAAGTGATACGCGAGACGCTGACGGTGCTCGCCAGATCTGTCGCGCCAATTGTCCCGCATTTAGCGGAGGAAGTGTGGCTGCATCATCCCGACAATTTAG CGTCAGTGCCGCTGTATCACACTGAATATAAAGTGCCGGAAAGTTGGTGTCAACCGGAAACCGTGAAACACGTCGAAACAGCTCTGAACTTGAGAAGCAAAGTCAACACATCAGCTGATCGTAACACATGGGAGTTATCAGGCACCGTGACGGCTTCAAAGGATGATTACGAATCGCTATCC ATGCTTCAGAAAGACCGAGAATCTTCCACATCGGAATTGTGTGACATCTTACAACTCTCGTCGATCACGTTGCTGGAATCATCCGCGTTAACCGAGACGCAGGTTGAATTACACAACACCGGAAAAATGCTGTGTCAACGGTGTAGGAGGCATTCTGAACTAGATAAAAACGGACTGTGCAATCGTTGTATGAAAGTGCTCGATGTGGCAAATGTGTCCTCGATATCCGTGTGA